Proteins from a genomic interval of Methanohalophilus levihalophilus:
- a CDS encoding polyprenyl synthetase family protein, protein MDIESWEEFRQINQAITRFTDGIEDGIHLKGAVSHICNSGGKKIRPIMLMLSTEVCGAKIEESLDAALAIELIHSASLIHDDLLDMGTIRRGVETAHEKYGNGVAMLAGDYLISKSIELLAPYKKEVVAEFGKAGMRMADGEVIDIKGFSEKECHEEKYFRCIRNKTASLFAASTAMGAYVAGADEEKVDYLREYGERVGVAYQILDDLLEYRKIPTDKHSVQHSTGLVEIYNQSMNPEDATKKVEDRVHEEVNIANDLLEKFPDSPAREKLFQITEYATFCMLP, encoded by the coding sequence ATGGATATTGAATCATGGGAGGAGTTCCGCCAGATAAACCAGGCAATTACCCGGTTTACTGATGGAATTGAAGATGGGATACACCTTAAGGGTGCAGTATCCCACATCTGTAATTCCGGCGGGAAAAAAATACGCCCTATAATGCTGATGCTCTCAACCGAAGTTTGTGGTGCAAAAATTGAAGAGAGCCTTGACGCAGCACTTGCTATAGAACTCATCCATTCCGCATCCCTTATACATGACGATCTCCTGGACATGGGAACAATTCGGAGAGGTGTGGAAACTGCCCATGAGAAATATGGCAATGGAGTCGCAATGCTGGCCGGGGACTATCTCATATCCAAATCAATCGAGCTTCTTGCACCTTATAAAAAAGAGGTTGTCGCCGAATTCGGGAAAGCGGGTATGCGGATGGCTGACGGAGAGGTCATTGACATCAAGGGTTTTTCAGAAAAAGAGTGCCATGAAGAGAAATATTTCAGATGCATCCGGAATAAGACAGCATCCCTTTTTGCAGCCAGTACTGCCATGGGAGCATACGTTGCCGGAGCTGATGAAGAAAAAGTAGATTACCTGCGAGAATACGGAGAACGCGTTGGCGTGGCCTACCAGATACTTGATGATCTGCTGGAATACAGGAAAATACCCACAGATAAGCATTCTGTCCAGCATTCAACCGGTCTTGTGGAAATTTACAACCAGAGCATGAACCCCGAGGATGCAACAAAGAAAGTTGAAGACCGGGTTCATGAAGAGGTTAATATAGCAAACGATTTACTGGAGAAATTCCCGGATTCTCCTGCAAGAGAAAAACTATTCCAGATTACCGAATATGCAACATTTTGCATGCTTCCCTAA
- a CDS encoding ATP synthase subunit B — MTKEYKTIVDIAGPLVFLEKTEAVGYNELVQINLPDGSTKRGQVLDTSADMVVVQVFEGTGGLNSESGVVFSGETIKLPVSKDMLGRILSGSGEPLDGGPRVVPEKRVDVNGASMNPYSRMPPEDFIQTGISTIDGTNTLVRGQKLPIFSGSGLPHNEIALQIARQAKVPGSDEDFAVVFAAMGITNEEAQYFMEDFEKTGALERAVVFLNLADDPAVERIITPRMALTAAEYLAYEHDMHVLVILTDITNYCEALRQMGAAREEVPGRRGYPGYMYTDLASLYERAGVIKGKKGSVTQFSILTMPGDDITHPIPDLSGYITEGQIVVSRELHRKGVYPPINVLPSLSRLMNSGIGDGKTRDDHKAVSDQLYAGYAEGRDLRGLVAIVGKESLSEKDQKILEFADLFEDRFVRQGRDEDRTIEDTLEVSWEILSEMPESYLTRIDNKYIDKYHPAHKTEAE; from the coding sequence ATGACCAAAGAGTACAAAACCATTGTAGATATTGCAGGACCTCTTGTTTTCCTTGAGAAAACAGAAGCTGTAGGTTACAACGAACTGGTACAGATCAACCTCCCTGATGGAAGCACAAAACGTGGTCAGGTTCTTGACACATCTGCAGACATGGTAGTCGTGCAGGTATTCGAAGGAACCGGTGGACTGAACTCCGAATCCGGTGTTGTTTTCAGCGGAGAAACAATTAAACTGCCTGTATCCAAGGACATGCTTGGACGTATCCTTTCAGGATCCGGTGAACCACTAGATGGTGGCCCACGTGTTGTGCCTGAGAAGCGTGTGGATGTAAATGGTGCATCAATGAACCCATACTCAAGGATGCCACCAGAGGATTTCATCCAGACAGGTATTTCCACTATTGACGGTACAAACACCCTTGTGAGGGGTCAGAAACTTCCGATCTTCTCAGGATCAGGTTTGCCACACAACGAAATTGCATTGCAGATTGCAAGGCAGGCAAAAGTTCCAGGTTCCGATGAAGATTTCGCAGTAGTATTCGCTGCAATGGGTATCACCAACGAAGAAGCCCAGTACTTTATGGAAGACTTTGAGAAAACCGGCGCTCTTGAAAGGGCTGTTGTTTTCCTGAACCTTGCAGACGACCCTGCTGTCGAACGTATTATCACTCCAAGGATGGCTCTTACAGCTGCAGAGTACCTTGCATACGAACACGATATGCACGTACTCGTAATTCTGACAGATATCACAAACTACTGTGAAGCACTCCGTCAGATGGGTGCAGCCCGTGAAGAAGTGCCCGGTAGACGTGGTTACCCGGGTTATATGTACACTGACCTTGCATCCCTCTATGAGAGGGCAGGTGTTATCAAAGGAAAGAAGGGGTCCGTTACTCAGTTCTCAATCCTAACCATGCCTGGTGACGATATCACTCACCCAATTCCTGACCTTTCCGGTTACATTACCGAAGGACAGATTGTGGTTTCCCGTGAACTCCACAGGAAGGGTGTCTATCCACCAATCAATGTATTGCCATCACTTTCCCGTCTTATGAACTCCGGTATAGGAGACGGTAAGACAAGGGACGATCACAAAGCAGTGTCTGACCAGCTTTATGCAGGATATGCGGAAGGTCGTGACCTCCGTGGTCTTGTTGCTATTGTCGGTAAGGAATCACTTTCCGAAAAAGACCAGAAGATTCTGGAATTCGCAGACCTGTTCGAAGACCGCTTTGTCCGTCAGGGCAGGGATGAAGACAGGACTATCGAAGATACCCTTGAAGTATCATGGGAAATTCTTTCCGAGATGCCTGAATCATACCTTACCAGGATTGACAACAAGTACATTGACAAATATCACCCTGCACACAAGACTGAAGCAGAGTGA
- a CDS encoding ATP synthase subunit A gives MEVNGEIYRVAGPVVTVTGIKPKMYDVVKVGHEGLMGEVIRIEGDKAIVQVYEDTAGIRPGEPVENTGMSLSVELGPGLLESIYDGIQRPLQVLQEKMGDFIERGVSANGLSRDKQWDFKPTVKSGDQVKGGDIIGVVQETTNIEHKIMVPPKVSGTVDEIKEGKFTVDETICVLSDGTELSMMQKWPVREPRPVGKKMTPSKPLITGQRILDGMFPVAKGGTAAIPGPFGSGKTVTQQQLAKWSDTDIVVYIGCGERGNEMADVLNEFPELEDPKTGRPLMERTVLIANTSNMPVAAREASVYTGITIAEYYRDMGYDVSLMADSTSRWAEAMREISSRLEEMPGEEGYPAYLSARLAEFYERAGAVNSLAGLEGSITVIGAVSPPGGDFSEPVTQNTLRIVKVFWALDAKLSQRRHFPAINWLNSYTLYNQTLADWFTENVGADWNDLRENAMDVLQQEAELQEIVQLVGSDALPEDQQLTLEIARMLREYFLQQNAFHPVDTFCPFEKQYQLLKAVSKFADVATEKLEQGIQMKKIMEMESKDELAKVKFEEDFDAALEAVMTKMDDEFAQLGGN, from the coding sequence GTGGAAGTAAATGGTGAAATTTATCGTGTGGCAGGTCCTGTTGTCACCGTTACCGGAATCAAACCAAAGATGTATGATGTGGTTAAGGTCGGTCACGAAGGGCTGATGGGCGAAGTTATCAGGATTGAAGGAGACAAGGCAATTGTTCAGGTATATGAAGACACAGCCGGAATCAGACCCGGTGAACCTGTCGAAAATACCGGAATGTCCCTCTCCGTTGAACTTGGACCCGGATTGTTAGAAAGTATTTATGATGGTATCCAGAGACCTCTGCAGGTATTGCAGGAAAAGATGGGAGACTTCATTGAAAGAGGTGTCTCAGCAAACGGTCTTTCCAGGGATAAACAGTGGGATTTCAAGCCTACTGTGAAATCTGGAGATCAGGTGAAAGGAGGCGACATAATTGGTGTTGTTCAGGAAACAACCAACATCGAACACAAAATTATGGTCCCACCAAAAGTATCCGGCACTGTCGATGAAATCAAGGAAGGCAAGTTTACAGTTGACGAAACTATTTGTGTACTCTCCGACGGTACAGAGCTGTCCATGATGCAGAAATGGCCTGTAAGGGAACCAAGACCCGTCGGTAAAAAGATGACTCCAAGCAAGCCACTCATTACCGGTCAGAGGATCCTCGATGGAATGTTCCCTGTGGCAAAGGGGGGTACCGCTGCAATCCCGGGTCCATTCGGATCAGGAAAGACAGTTACCCAGCAGCAACTTGCCAAGTGGAGTGACACTGACATTGTAGTTTATATCGGATGCGGCGAACGTGGAAACGAGATGGCTGATGTTCTTAACGAGTTCCCTGAACTCGAAGATCCAAAGACCGGAAGACCACTCATGGAACGTACAGTTCTGATAGCCAACACATCCAACATGCCAGTAGCAGCTCGTGAAGCATCTGTATACACTGGTATCACTATTGCAGAATACTACCGTGATATGGGATACGATGTATCACTCATGGCAGACTCAACTTCCAGATGGGCAGAAGCAATGAGGGAAATCTCCTCAAGGCTTGAAGAAATGCCTGGTGAAGAAGGTTATCCTGCATACCTTTCCGCAAGGCTTGCAGAGTTCTATGAACGTGCAGGAGCAGTAAATTCCCTTGCAGGACTTGAAGGTTCAATCACTGTTATCGGTGCAGTATCACCTCCTGGTGGTGACTTCTCCGAACCTGTTACGCAGAACACACTTCGTATTGTGAAAGTGTTCTGGGCACTGGATGCAAAACTCTCCCAGAGGAGACACTTCCCGGCTATTAACTGGCTTAACAGTTACACCCTGTACAACCAGACTCTTGCAGACTGGTTCACAGAAAACGTAGGTGCAGACTGGAATGACCTCAGGGAAAACGCAATGGATGTTCTTCAGCAGGAAGCTGAACTTCAGGAAATCGTGCAGTTGGTCGGTTCCGACGCACTCCCAGAAGACCAGCAGCTTACCCTTGAAATCGCAAGAATGCTCAGGGAATACTTCCTTCAGCAGAACGCATTCCACCCTGTTGACACATTCTGTCCATTCGAGAAACAATACCAGCTTCTTAAGGCTGTTTCAAAGTTCGCAGACGTTGCAACCGAGAAACTCGAACAGGGCATCCAGATGAAGAAAATAATGGAAATGGAATCCAAGGACGAACTTGCTAAAGTCAAGTTCGAAGAAGACTTTGATGCAGCCCTCGAGGCAGTCATGACAAAGATGGATGACGAATTTGCACAGCTTGGAGGCAACTGA
- a CDS encoding V-type ATP synthase subunit K produces MVGEELTMMDPAGLKAIGAGIAVGLAGIGSGIAEKDIGAAAVGAMTEKEEMFGKGLIMTVIPETIVIFGLVIAVLIWFV; encoded by the coding sequence ATGGTAGGAGAAGAATTAACAATGATGGACCCAGCAGGACTGAAAGCAATTGGTGCAGGAATTGCTGTAGGATTGGCAGGAATCGGATCCGGAATTGCCGAAAAGGACATTGGTGCAGCAGCAGTTGGCGCAATGACCGAAAAAGAAGAGATGTTCGGTAAAGGATTGATCATGACTGTAATTCCTGAAACAATCGTAATTTTCGGGCTTGTAATTGCAGTATTGATTTGGTTCGTATAA
- the ahaH gene encoding ATP synthase archaeal subunit H has translation MAKDKILSEIKEAEQKAAKMVEEGLKSKEEKIAAARSEAKEILKQAETDAEESAANSIKSAHESQIKENKQILENGKNDAEDLSKKAEANIDKAVGNLVEEFERAIYA, from the coding sequence ATGGCCAAAGATAAAATCTTATCCGAAATAAAAGAAGCAGAGCAGAAAGCTGCCAAAATGGTAGAGGAAGGCCTGAAAAGCAAGGAGGAAAAGATTGCTGCGGCACGGTCTGAAGCAAAAGAGATTCTCAAACAGGCAGAAACAGATGCTGAAGAATCTGCTGCCAATTCAATTAAATCTGCACATGAAAGTCAGATTAAAGAGAACAAGCAGATTCTTGAGAATGGGAAAAATGATGCAGAAGATCTAAGCAAAAAAGCTGAGGCAAATATAGACAAAGCTGTAGGGAACCTTGTCGAGGAATTTGAGAGGGCAATCTATGCTTAA
- a CDS encoding V-type ATP synthase subunit F — translation MELAVVGEDQFVTGFRLAGIKKVYEIKDDSELEGKVNEIIDDSDVGILVMNSDDFNKLPETLRENLSESVEPTLVTLGGTSQSSNIRDKIKQAVGVDLWK, via the coding sequence ATGGAACTTGCAGTTGTAGGAGAAGACCAATTTGTCACCGGATTCAGGCTGGCAGGTATCAAGAAAGTTTATGAAATCAAGGATGATTCCGAACTTGAAGGAAAAGTCAATGAAATCATTGATGATTCCGATGTGGGCATCCTTGTAATGAATAGCGATGATTTTAATAAACTACCGGAAACCCTAAGAGAAAATCTTAGTGAGTCTGTAGAACCAACTTTGGTTACTCTTGGCGGAACAAGCCAGAGTTCGAACATAAGGGATAAGATAAAGCAAGCGGTAGGTGTAGATTTGTGGAAGTAA
- a CDS encoding V-type ATP synthase subunit I — translation MLKAKQMTRTVVVGHKDVLDKTVEVLHDSNIFHIEDFNETDSSFKIGKPFENAGDVSKKLVKLRAISNFLGIKSKDIPKRNPEDLWRDLDNKLTNLENELNAKTEEKAKLEAKLKELESLQKELEPLAAIPVNLENYKGYENIAVFTGYVREDVRSAISAKTTDFELEYDAQNSIIALFVRKDKESAVAEILADYAFREIRVPASEGKPSEVISASEKEKDSINKEISSLEKAISSVKEKYADFILASDELLSIESQKSEAPLRMATSEHTFVIDGWVPEEEYSKLENIVNAATNGRVFVSKQEAEKKDEDKTPVEYENPKLTKPFELIMDLYARPKYKEIDPTLLIFFTFPLFYGMILGDIGYALVLLGVAFAVKKFVRFEAIKTLMNILIICQISTLFFGILYAEFFGFALASLHTDHGTVPGLIAGFETINLFASPIGNEMITYPLHRTHLAMTLIAFTTLIGVAHINFGYILGLININRAHGFKHAMLEKGSWLVIELGILAVVLGFLGYFPVIIGALIFLIGFIMLVKGEGIKGPIELPSLLSNSLSYTRLIAVGLSSIYIAFTVNLIAWQMIWPKGGIAAILAIIVFIFGHAVNTVLSIIAPGLHALRLQYVEFFTKFYEGGGRKYDPFGYIRKYTEE, via the coding sequence ATGCTTAAAGCAAAGCAAATGACACGCACCGTTGTCGTAGGCCATAAGGATGTCCTCGACAAAACGGTAGAGGTTTTGCACGACTCCAATATTTTCCACATTGAAGATTTCAATGAAACTGATTCCAGTTTCAAAATCGGAAAACCTTTTGAGAATGCAGGTGATGTTTCCAAGAAACTTGTTAAACTCAGGGCAATTTCAAACTTCCTTGGTATCAAATCAAAGGATATTCCAAAGCGCAATCCTGAAGACCTTTGGAGAGACCTTGACAACAAGCTTACAAATCTTGAAAACGAGCTCAATGCGAAAACAGAAGAAAAAGCAAAACTGGAAGCTAAATTGAAAGAACTGGAATCATTGCAGAAAGAGCTTGAACCTCTGGCAGCAATTCCGGTAAATCTTGAAAATTATAAGGGCTATGAAAACATCGCAGTATTTACAGGGTACGTTCGTGAAGACGTCAGATCTGCAATTTCTGCAAAAACAACTGATTTTGAACTTGAATATGATGCACAGAATAGCATCATAGCACTTTTCGTGAGGAAAGATAAGGAAAGTGCAGTTGCTGAAATACTCGCTGATTATGCTTTCAGGGAAATCCGCGTACCTGCCAGTGAAGGTAAGCCTTCAGAAGTTATCAGTGCTTCAGAAAAGGAAAAGGATAGCATCAACAAGGAAATAAGTTCCCTTGAAAAGGCTATCTCCAGTGTGAAAGAAAAATATGCAGATTTCATACTTGCCAGCGATGAACTCCTTTCAATTGAATCACAAAAATCAGAAGCACCGCTTCGAATGGCAACTTCTGAACACACATTCGTAATTGACGGGTGGGTTCCTGAGGAAGAATATTCCAAACTGGAAAACATTGTCAATGCGGCAACCAATGGCCGCGTATTCGTTTCTAAGCAGGAAGCCGAAAAGAAAGATGAAGACAAAACACCTGTTGAATACGAAAATCCAAAATTGACAAAACCATTTGAACTTATCATGGACCTTTATGCAAGGCCCAAATACAAAGAAATCGACCCAACCTTACTTATCTTCTTTACATTCCCATTATTCTACGGAATGATTCTCGGAGACATCGGGTATGCGTTGGTTCTTTTAGGAGTCGCATTTGCCGTCAAGAAATTTGTCAGGTTTGAAGCAATCAAGACTCTTATGAACATTCTTATTATCTGTCAGATATCAACGTTGTTCTTTGGCATACTTTATGCCGAGTTCTTTGGATTCGCGCTTGCAAGTCTGCATACGGATCATGGAACAGTACCCGGCTTGATAGCCGGTTTTGAAACAATCAATCTCTTTGCATCCCCAATCGGGAATGAGATGATTACATATCCACTTCATCGCACACACCTTGCAATGACATTGATTGCATTTACAACGCTGATTGGTGTTGCTCATATCAACTTCGGTTACATCCTTGGGTTAATCAACATTAACCGTGCCCACGGGTTCAAACATGCTATGCTTGAAAAAGGAAGCTGGCTTGTAATCGAGCTTGGTATCCTGGCAGTTGTCCTCGGATTCCTTGGATACTTCCCAGTAATTATTGGAGCACTTATTTTCCTGATTGGCTTCATTATGCTGGTCAAAGGAGAAGGAATCAAAGGACCTATCGAATTACCAAGTCTCTTGAGTAATTCACTGTCCTACACCCGTCTTATCGCTGTAGGACTTTCATCAATCTACATTGCATTTACTGTGAACCTCATTGCCTGGCAGATGATCTGGCCAAAGGGAGGCATCGCAGCAATTTTAGCAATAATAGTATTCATATTCGGCCACGCAGTAAACACAGTCCTGAGTATAATCGCCCCCGGATTACATGCTCTCAGGCTGCAGTATGTCGAATTCTTTACTAAATTCTATGAAGGCGGGGGAAGAAAATACGATCCATTCGGATATATAAGAAAATACACGGAGGAATAA
- a CDS encoding radical SAM protein: protein MRVYEKPMIKVNAELENGKVVLDTEGALSTLAKPIISRINRIFKEEKPIYFDDETLIFSTWVPPIPGEAFNRMISAEIAAIMKKRVPDQFSIAITDRCPNRCIHCGADGFVTGKELTADQIVDTIEQAIDLGSYLISFDGGETMVRKDIVEMVQRVNSQKTINTCFTSGFGLTPERAQGLKNAGMYAMRISIDNPEEAEHDRIRGRTGAFKDAIAGIKNSLDAGMLTDMFVVVSPDNIDQLEDFYGLAESMGMHEMSIYEIVAVGKWLEHEDEVITRQDVKRLEKFQKDKNHLKSGPRVTAFPYFMGPDMFGCFAGRRWLHVTPAGEVIPCAYTPLSFGNVKEESLQDIWKRMGKHTAYKSNAEYCMMRDPAFRERYIHTIPEDAILPLRVQ from the coding sequence ATGCGAGTCTATGAAAAACCTATGATCAAGGTTAATGCAGAACTTGAAAACGGTAAAGTAGTGCTTGACACAGAAGGTGCGCTTTCAACACTGGCAAAACCCATTATTTCAAGGATTAACCGTATTTTCAAAGAAGAAAAACCAATATACTTCGATGATGAGACACTCATTTTCTCTACCTGGGTTCCACCCATACCAGGCGAAGCTTTTAATCGCATGATTAGCGCGGAAATTGCAGCGATCATGAAAAAGCGTGTTCCAGACCAGTTTTCCATTGCAATTACTGATCGATGCCCAAATCGTTGCATACACTGTGGTGCAGATGGCTTTGTCACCGGCAAAGAACTTACTGCAGACCAGATTGTTGACACAATCGAGCAAGCTATTGATCTTGGATCATACCTGATCTCTTTTGATGGCGGGGAAACAATGGTCCGAAAGGACATTGTTGAGATGGTACAACGGGTTAACAGCCAAAAAACCATCAACACTTGTTTTACTTCAGGTTTCGGATTAACTCCTGAAAGGGCACAGGGTCTCAAGAATGCCGGAATGTATGCAATGAGAATCAGCATTGATAACCCCGAGGAAGCAGAACACGATCGCATACGCGGAAGAACGGGGGCATTTAAGGATGCAATTGCAGGAATTAAAAATTCACTTGATGCAGGCATGCTTACAGACATGTTTGTTGTTGTTTCACCTGACAATATTGATCAGCTTGAGGATTTTTACGGATTGGCAGAAAGCATGGGCATGCACGAAATGTCCATCTATGAAATTGTTGCAGTTGGCAAATGGCTCGAGCATGAAGACGAGGTTATTACCAGGCAAGATGTCAAACGTCTTGAGAAGTTCCAGAAAGACAAGAATCACCTTAAAAGCGGACCAAGGGTAACTGCCTTCCCTTATTTCATGGGACCGGACATGTTTGGTTGTTTTGCCGGCAGAAGATGGCTACACGTAACCCCTGCAGGAGAAGTTATTCCATGCGCATATACACCTCTTTCATTTGGGAATGTGAAGGAAGAAAGCCTGCAAGATATCTGGAAGCGTATGGGAAAACACACCGCATACAAATCAAATGCTGAATATTGCATGATGAGAGATCCTGCATTCCGGGAGCGCTATATACACACAATTCCCGAAGATGCAATTCTGCCACTCAGAGTTCAATAA
- a CDS encoding V-type ATP synthase subunit C — MRLFQKFRRKTASTKSSGSSNYAYVTARVRAMKSNLLPKETYPRLLNMDLNEITRFIEETQYKQDVDELARRFDGNDLIEHALNRNLAVTFSKLIDISEGDLNNLISEYLKNYDIGSIKTILRGKFYNASIDEIKDNIVSGGQFKYKFLSELAEKESHEEIIEALSNSEYYPILKNYDGTNLPEIENQLDKLYYQTLFHSIGVPKSSDRKLFSKFVRTEIDIKNIKTMFRMKKEGIDEEEIESVLLDGGLLISVDEIKKMVPLPFEELINAIEGYPYWDAISDIVSPEMKSLTDVETNLTKYSVKSTSSFSHEYPLSIVPIMDYMLNKRIEVSNLRMIVRGKAANLSEEVIRNQLVI; from the coding sequence ATGAGGCTTTTTCAAAAATTCAGAAGAAAGACTGCCTCTACAAAAAGTAGTGGTAGCTCTAACTACGCTTATGTAACTGCGCGTGTACGTGCAATGAAAAGCAATCTCCTTCCAAAGGAGACATATCCAAGACTCCTTAACATGGATCTCAATGAAATTACCCGTTTTATTGAAGAAACCCAGTACAAACAGGATGTCGATGAACTTGCAAGAAGATTTGATGGCAATGATCTTATTGAGCATGCCCTTAATAGGAACCTTGCAGTCACATTTTCAAAATTGATAGATATTTCCGAAGGTGACCTTAATAACCTCATTTCCGAATATCTGAAAAATTATGATATTGGAAGCATTAAGACCATCCTTCGTGGAAAGTTCTACAACGCATCTATCGATGAAATAAAGGACAATATTGTCTCTGGCGGCCAATTCAAATATAAGTTCCTCTCTGAACTTGCTGAAAAAGAGTCTCATGAAGAAATCATTGAAGCACTCAGCAACAGTGAGTATTATCCAATTCTTAAGAATTATGATGGAACAAATCTTCCGGAAATTGAAAATCAGCTTGATAAGCTGTATTACCAGACATTGTTCCATTCAATTGGTGTCCCAAAATCCAGTGACCGTAAATTGTTCTCTAAATTTGTCAGGACTGAAATCGACATCAAGAACATAAAGACAATGTTCAGGATGAAGAAAGAGGGTATTGACGAAGAAGAGATTGAAAGTGTGCTTCTTGACGGTGGACTTTTGATCAGTGTTGATGAAATCAAAAAGATGGTTCCACTTCCATTTGAGGAACTAATCAATGCCATCGAAGGTTACCCATACTGGGATGCAATTTCTGATATTGTGTCACCGGAGATGAAATCGCTTACTGACGTGGAAACTAACCTTACAAAATACAGTGTCAAATCCACTTCCAGTTTTTCACATGAGTATCCACTATCCATTGTCCCCATTATGGATTATATGCTCAACAAGAGAATTGAAGTCAGTAACCTCCGGATGATCGTCAGAGGAAAAGCCGCCAACCTGAGTGAAGAAGTCATAAGGAATCAGTTGGTGATCTAA
- a CDS encoding cytochrome c maturation protein CcmE domain-containing protein — protein MNLTKRQQKTAIALLAVAVFAVIGLWGIDAGQQYYTVTQILEEQEEYTGKNINTMGTISNNSLVLEPGKISFQLQDTENSSQIINVEYTGDLPPNLEEGKSISLSGRLDEDGTIYANQVVMGCPSKYSES, from the coding sequence ATGAATCTCACAAAACGACAGCAAAAGACCGCAATTGCTCTTTTGGCAGTCGCCGTTTTTGCCGTAATCGGACTATGGGGAATAGATGCCGGGCAGCAGTATTATACGGTTACCCAGATCCTCGAGGAACAAGAAGAATACACCGGGAAAAATATCAATACAATGGGAACTATCAGCAACAATAGTTTGGTACTTGAACCCGGAAAAATCTCATTCCAGCTACAGGATACAGAAAATTCTTCGCAAATTATCAATGTTGAATATACCGGAGACCTACCTCCAAATCTTGAAGAGGGGAAAAGTATCAGCCTCAGTGGCAGACTGGATGAAGACGGAACAATTTATGCAAATCAGGTTGTAATGGGTTGTCCCTCCAAATACTCAGAATCATAA
- a CDS encoding CcmD family protein: protein MDALYIAFLIVWATILSYIISLVRKRSQLRNEMERLTLK from the coding sequence ATGGATGCACTATACATAGCTTTTTTAATTGTTTGGGCGACAATACTTTCTTATATTATCTCCCTAGTTCGGAAGCGTTCACAATTACGTAATGAAATGGAAAGGCTGACACTAAAATGA
- a CDS encoding V-type ATP synthase subunit E — protein sequence MGLETVIKDIIDVAEAKVSETNAGAEAEASEIMEAARQSAKKIMGDRMAQAESDIQRMKKQEVSSANLEVKRTMLNARKDVLERVYEQAVEIISSMPESKQEDLLKAILEANESSGTRIYSNKESEELVKRLSSLEYAGNIDCVGGVIIENEEATVRLDFTYDIILKRVYEQNLRQTSDILFG from the coding sequence ATGGGACTCGAAACGGTAATAAAAGATATCATTGATGTCGCAGAGGCAAAGGTCTCCGAGACTAATGCAGGAGCTGAAGCTGAAGCATCCGAAATTATGGAAGCTGCACGCCAGTCTGCAAAAAAGATCATGGGTGACCGAATGGCCCAGGCAGAAAGTGATATCCAGCGTATGAAGAAGCAGGAAGTTTCCAGCGCAAACCTTGAAGTTAAAAGGACAATGCTCAATGCACGCAAAGATGTGCTTGAAAGAGTCTACGAGCAGGCGGTTGAAATAATATCTTCCATGCCTGAATCAAAGCAAGAAGACCTTCTTAAAGCAATTTTAGAAGCAAATGAATCCAGTGGTACCCGCATCTACTCCAACAAGGAGTCAGAAGAACTGGTAAAGAGGCTTTCATCACTTGAATATGCCGGCAACATTGACTGCGTTGGCGGAGTAATAATCGAGAACGAAGAAGCAACTGTAAGATTGGATTTCACATACGATATAATTCTTAAGCGTGTTTACGAGCAGAACTTAAGGCAAACCTCTGACATCCTGTTCGGGTGA